In Nicotiana tabacum cultivar K326 chromosome 19, ASM71507v2, whole genome shotgun sequence, one DNA window encodes the following:
- the LOC142173489 gene encoding uncharacterized protein LOC142173489, with the protein MGNIIRQSIRIVKLTNNEAEYEAMIVGLELAKSLGAEVIKAKCDSLLVVNPVNGRFKVKEDRMWRYLNKLQMVLHQFIKWTLQHVPRDQNSEADALANLGSSVDSDEFNSEAVVQLMSSVIKEGYVEVNSTSLTWDWRNKYIDYLQKGQLPLDPKESRALRTKAARFSLVEGKLCQRSFFGLLARSLGLGETDYMMREVHKGTCENHSGAKLLVWKLIRACYYWNEMEKDAKEFVQKCNECQRHAPMIYQPRELLHLVISPWSFMKWGMDIVGPYKAQYIEVEYR; encoded by the coding sequence ATGGGTAATATAATAaggcaatctattagaattgtaaaattgactaacaatgaagccgaataTGAAGCTATGATTGTAGGTTTAGAACTGGCTAAAAGCCTAGGGGCTGAGGTGATcaaagccaagtgtgactccctcctcgTTGTTAACCCAGTTAATGGGAGGTTCAAAGTCAAAGAAGACCGGATGTGGAGATACTTGAATAAATTACAAATGGTGTTACATCAGTTCATAAAATGGACATTACAACATGTGCCCCGAGATCagaatagcgaggccgatgctttggctaactTAGGATCGTCAGTTGACTCCGATGAATTTAACTCCGAAGCGGTGGTGCAATTGATGAGCTCGGTGATAAAGGAAGGTTATGTCGAGGTAAACtcaacaagtttgacttgggattggagaaataaatacatagactACCTTCAAAAGGGGCAATTGCCTTTAGATCCAAAAGAATCAAGGGCCCTTCGAACTAAGGCTGCCAGGTTCAGCTTAGTTGAAGGGAAACTGTGCCAAAGATCATTTTTCGGACTGTTAGCAAGGTCCTTGGGTCTCGGGGAGACTGATTACATGATGAGGGAAGTCCACAAGGGTACATGCGAAAACCATTCAGGAGCGAAATTGTTGGTTTGGAAATTGATCAGGGCCTGTTATTACTGGAACGAGATGGAAAAGGATGCAAAGGAATTTGTTCAAAAATGTAATGAATGCCAAAGGCATGCCCCGATGATCTACCAACCGAGAGAGCTGCTTCACCTGGTCATTTCCCCttggtcattcatgaaatggggaatggacattgtagGTCCTTATAAGGCCCAGTACATTGAGGTCGAATACCGGTGA
- the LOC107806171 gene encoding 3-ketoacyl-CoA synthase 11-like, with amino-acid sequence MFVVNSIFFWALLIFIWGVVRRFIQMRSKKVFLIDFACSKPPISQMCTKIMAAERVKILGNYSEEMMDYMKMTMDKVGLGDNTYLPEALHKDPPNPCMDLARKEAEFVMFGSLDNLFEKTKVVEPKDIGILIVNCSVFHPVPSLSSMIVNRYKLNHNILSYNLTGMGCTAGLLAIRLANQLLQVHENTCALILSTENTTDCIYVGNDESKFISNCTFRVGGAAILLSNRPFDKEFSKYELLHDVHNHDASLDRSYKSIFLEEDEQGLIGVSITKDLLVAATNAIETNLTLLGPLILPFSEKYIFFKNLIRRFLGVANVKKYVPKFNTAVDHFFPHVGGLPVLNQLQKMLKFCDESMEASKITLRRFGNTSSSSVWYELAYAEAKGRIKKNDRIWQMAFGSGFKCSSLIWRAMRSVDSNDLKNPWNGEIDTVDLNLNGIETFNFDYFEPPLLLS; translated from the exons atGTTTGTTGTCAACTCAATATTCTTCTGGGCGTTGCTTATTTTCATATGGGGAGTAGTGCGGCGTTTCATTCAAATGCGTTCTAAAAAAGTTTTCTTGATAGATTTTGCATGTTCAAAGCCCCCAATTTCACAAATGTGCACAAAAATAATGGCAGCAGAAAGAGTGAAAATTCTTGGAAATTACTCTGAAGAAATGATGGATTACATGAAGATGACAATGGACAAGGTAGGTTTAGGTGATAACACCTATTTGCCAGAGGCTTTGCATAAAGATCCTCCTAATCCATGCATGGATTTAGCAAGAAAAGAGGCTGAGTTTGTCATGTTTGGATCTTTGgacaatttatttgaaaaaacTAAAGTTGTTGAGCCTAAGGATATTGGCATACTAATAGTGAATTGCTCTGTTTTTCATCCTGTGCCGTCTTTATCGTCTATGATAGTTAATCGTTACAAGCTGAACCACAATATTTTGTCATATAATCTTACTGGAATGGGTTGTACTGCTGGACTCTTGGCCATCCGACTTGCCAACCAACTTCTTCAG GTGCATGAAAACACCTGTGCTTTAATATTGAGTACAGAGAACACTACAGACTGCATCTACGTGGGAAATGACGAGTCCAAATTCATATCAAATTGCACATTTCGAGTTGGTGGAGCTGCCATTCTACTTTCCAATCGACCATTTGATAAGGAATTTTCCAAGTACGAACTCCTTCATGATGTCCATAATCATGACGCAAGTTTAGATCGTTCATACAAATCAATTTTCCTAGAAGAAGATGAACAAGGTTTAATTGGTGTTTCCATAACCAAAGATCTTTTGGTCGCAGCAACAAATGCTATAGAAACAAACCTTACCTTATTAGGTCCTTTAATCCTACCCTtctcagaaaaatacattttctttaaaaatcttATAAGACGATTTCTAGGGGTTGCAAATGTGAAAAAGTACGTACCAAAATTCAATACAGCGGTTGATCATTTCTTCCCTCATGTTGGAGGATTGCCAGTTCTAAACCAATTGCAAAAAATGTTGAAGTTTTGTGATGAGAGTATGGAAGCTTCAAAAATTACGTTGCGACGATTTGGGAATACTTCGAGTAGTTCAGTTTGGTATGAACTTGCATATGCAGAAGCTAAGGGGAGGATCAAGAAAAATGATCGAATTTGGCAAATGGCATTTGGATCGGGTTTCAAATGTAGCAGTTTGATTTGGCGTGCCATGAGATCTGTTGATAGCAATGACTTGAAAAATCCATGGAATGGGGAAATTGATACTGTTGATCTCAACTTGAATGGGATTGAAACATTCAACTTTGACTACTTTGAACCACCACTACTGTTATCTTAA